Proteins from a genomic interval of Microbacterium imperiale:
- the tig gene encoding trigger factor codes for MVTSTVETLSPTRVKLHITVSPDELKPSITHAYEHIAQDVQIPGFRKGKVPAPIIDQRVGRGAVIEHAVSEGLDGFYREAVTANELRVLGRPSAEVIDWPSDKDFSGDLKVEVEVDVRPEFELPAYDDITIEVDAVATDDAAIDEELDRLRGRFGTLVTVDRPAAKGDFVELDLVATIDGKEIDRAEGVSYEVGSGELLEGIDEAIDSLTAGEETTFRSKLVGGDHAGEEAEVAVTVKAVKERELPEADDDFAQMASEFDTIAELRESLVERVSQQSVFTQGAAARDKLVDALLEKADIPVPAALVEAEVHAHLEGEGRLEDDEHRAEVAEASEKQFRTQMILDKIAETHEVQVSQDELTQYLIQASAQYGMAPQDFVNALQENGQLPVMVGEVARNKALAIALGKVSVVDTDGKPVDLTGFIAVEGEEAAGEDVVAEAEEIADAAADADAVIEAEEAPKKKAPAKKAPAKKKAEAADADADEKAPAKKAPTKKAPAKKKAADEAAAE; via the coding sequence ATGGTCACCAGCACCGTCGAGACGCTCAGCCCCACCCGGGTGAAGCTCCACATCACGGTCAGCCCGGACGAGCTCAAGCCGAGCATCACCCACGCGTACGAGCACATCGCTCAGGACGTGCAGATCCCCGGCTTCCGCAAGGGCAAGGTGCCCGCTCCCATCATCGACCAGCGTGTCGGCCGCGGTGCGGTCATCGAGCACGCCGTCAGCGAGGGTCTCGACGGCTTCTACCGCGAAGCGGTCACCGCGAACGAGCTGCGCGTCCTCGGCCGCCCGTCGGCCGAGGTCATCGACTGGCCGAGCGACAAGGACTTCTCCGGCGACCTCAAGGTCGAGGTCGAGGTCGACGTCCGGCCCGAGTTCGAGCTTCCCGCCTACGACGACATCACCATCGAGGTCGACGCCGTCGCCACCGACGACGCAGCGATCGACGAGGAGCTCGACCGTCTGCGCGGCCGCTTCGGCACCCTCGTGACCGTCGACCGTCCCGCCGCGAAGGGCGACTTCGTCGAGCTCGACCTCGTCGCCACGATCGACGGCAAGGAGATCGACCGCGCCGAGGGCGTGTCGTACGAGGTCGGTTCGGGCGAGCTGCTCGAGGGCATCGACGAGGCGATCGACTCGCTGACCGCGGGCGAGGAGACCACCTTCCGCTCGAAGCTCGTCGGCGGCGACCACGCCGGCGAAGAGGCCGAGGTGGCCGTGACGGTCAAGGCCGTCAAGGAGCGCGAGCTGCCCGAGGCCGACGACGACTTCGCTCAGATGGCGAGCGAGTTCGACACCATCGCCGAGCTCCGCGAGAGCCTGGTCGAGCGTGTCTCGCAGCAGAGCGTCTTCACCCAGGGTGCGGCGGCTCGCGACAAGCTCGTCGACGCGCTGCTCGAGAAGGCGGACATCCCCGTCCCGGCGGCGCTCGTCGAGGCCGAGGTGCACGCTCACCTCGAGGGCGAGGGGCGCCTCGAGGACGACGAGCACCGCGCCGAGGTCGCCGAGGCGAGCGAGAAGCAGTTCCGCACGCAGATGATCCTCGACAAGATCGCCGAGACGCACGAAGTGCAGGTCTCGCAGGACGAGCTCACGCAGTACCTCATCCAGGCCTCTGCCCAGTACGGCATGGCGCCCCAGGACTTCGTGAACGCCCTGCAGGAGAACGGCCAGCTGCCCGTCATGGTCGGCGAGGTCGCGCGCAACAAGGCCCTCGCGATCGCGCTCGGCAAGGTCTCCGTCGTCGACACCGACGGCAAGCCCGTCGACCTCACCGGCTTCATCGCCGTCGAGGGCGAAGAGGCCGCCGGCGAGGACGTCGTCGCCGAGGCCGAGGAGATCGCCGACGCCGCTGCCGACGCCGACGCCGTGATCGAGGCCGAAGAGGCCCCGAAGAAGAAGGCCCCGGCGAAGAAGGCCCCCGCCAAGAAGAAGGCCGAGGCCGCGGACGCCGACGCCGACGAGAAGGCGCCGGCCAAGAAGGCCCCCACCAAGAAGGCGCCGGCCAAGAAGAAGGCTGCCGACGAGGCCGCGGCCGAGTGA
- a CDS encoding tyrosine-type recombinase/integrase, giving the protein MSARKTNRASFGTVRKLPSGRYQARYPEANGQRVTAPTTFATKREALDWLAGVRADKMRGTFRDHRAGEAPFGPYAAEWIANGGSRGRLAPRTRVLYEDLNRRHLASLATTPLNAITPPLVRSWYAKTRKGLQASSAARGGTGETAVRQAYALLRSILATAVTDGLIPSNPCQIKGAGIASAPERPYMAPDVLSAIVEKMPERYHLPMRAMFGAHLRLGELVALQRGDFVDGVLKVERQVAIVRGVPTVTPTKTGEERTVAVPRTLALLLHEHLDATSGFPKSPMFTRPDGSPLTHSGIQQAWAKARRAAGHPQFHVHDVRHAGLTLAAQAGATTRELMARAGHRTTAAAMTYQHVAEERNALVADRMDALAGAAFTTVVESDKGTGRARTGLQAILSVAMSTDENAV; this is encoded by the coding sequence ATGAGCGCGCGCAAGACGAACCGGGCATCCTTCGGGACCGTCCGCAAACTGCCCTCGGGCCGCTACCAGGCCCGCTACCCGGAGGCCAACGGCCAGCGCGTAACCGCCCCGACGACGTTCGCGACGAAGCGTGAGGCGCTCGACTGGCTCGCCGGGGTGCGCGCCGACAAGATGCGCGGCACGTTCCGGGACCACCGCGCCGGAGAGGCACCGTTCGGCCCCTACGCCGCCGAGTGGATCGCGAACGGTGGTTCACGGGGCAGACTCGCACCCCGCACCCGCGTGCTCTACGAGGACCTGAATCGGCGGCACCTGGCATCCCTCGCCACCACGCCGCTGAACGCCATCACCCCGCCGCTCGTGCGCTCCTGGTACGCCAAGACGAGGAAGGGGCTCCAGGCGTCCTCCGCGGCGCGTGGCGGCACCGGGGAGACGGCGGTTCGGCAGGCGTATGCGCTCCTTCGCTCCATCCTCGCCACGGCAGTGACCGATGGCCTGATCCCGTCGAACCCCTGCCAGATCAAGGGTGCCGGGATCGCGTCCGCGCCCGAGCGTCCCTACATGGCCCCCGACGTGCTCTCCGCCATCGTGGAGAAGATGCCCGAGCGCTACCACCTGCCCATGCGGGCCATGTTCGGCGCGCACCTGCGCCTCGGTGAACTCGTCGCGCTCCAGCGGGGCGACTTCGTGGACGGGGTGCTGAAGGTCGAACGCCAGGTCGCCATCGTGCGCGGCGTCCCCACCGTCACGCCCACCAAGACGGGGGAGGAACGGACCGTCGCCGTGCCCCGCACCCTCGCCCTCCTCCTCCACGAGCACCTGGACGCTACGAGCGGGTTCCCGAAGTCGCCCATGTTCACCCGCCCCGATGGGTCCCCGCTCACGCACAGCGGCATCCAACAGGCCTGGGCGAAGGCGCGCAGGGCGGCGGGGCATCCGCAGTTCCACGTCCACGACGTGCGGCATGCGGGCCTCACCCTCGCCGCGCAGGCGGGAGCGACGACGCGCGAACTCATGGCCCGAGCCGGTCACCGCACCACCGCCGCCGCCATGACCTATCAGCACGTCGCGGAGGAGCGCAACGCGCTCGTCGCTGACCGGATGGACGCCCTCGCCGGAGCGGCGTTCACGACGGTGGTTGAGAGCGATAAGGGCACGGGGAGGGCACGGACGGGGCTTCAGGCCATCCTCAGCGTGGCGATGAGCACCGACGAAAATGCCGTCTGA
- a CDS encoding helix-turn-helix transcriptional regulator produces MSLIDTVRTRSALPTPALRRAIREAAGVSQGQIARELGVHRMTVCRWEAGTSTPTGDHLHAYAAMLTALSEATRGGAR; encoded by the coding sequence ATGAGCCTGATCGACACCGTGCGAACTCGAAGCGCACTCCCCACCCCGGCACTCCGCCGCGCCATCCGTGAGGCGGCGGGCGTCTCCCAGGGTCAGATCGCCCGCGAACTCGGCGTGCACCGCATGACCGTCTGCCGCTGGGAGGCAGGCACGTCCACCCCGACCGGCGACCACCTGCACGCCTACGCGGCGATGCTGACCGCCCTCTCGGAAGCCACGCGAGGGGGTGCGCGATGA